A DNA window from Danio aesculapii chromosome 1, fDanAes4.1, whole genome shotgun sequence contains the following coding sequences:
- the cldn31 gene encoding claudin-6, whose amino-acid sequence MANTGLQVMGVVLGVSGWVFGIIVCIAPWWRTSAFVGNELVVSQVQWEGLWMTCLSDWGRLQCKVFDSGLALSGSMQTCRALCVVSLLLCVLALPLCITGLKCTRCLGEARDPKARLVQVGAALFVAAAFLFLLPVCWNAYDVISNFYNPNVPPTLKRELGPALYLGWVVVLLMLVSGALLYLGSASPGAPVMPVFGRGGKVNPPSTAESKPEKVFV is encoded by the coding sequence ATGGCAAACACTGGTCTGCAGGTGATGGGTGTGGTTCTGGGCGTATCCGGCTGGGTGTTCGGGATCATAGTCTGCATTGCCCCCTGGTGGCGCACGTCTGCATTCGTGGGCAATGAGCTGGTGGTGTCGCAGGTACAGTGGGAGGGGCTCTGGATGACCTGTCTGTCGGACTGGGGTCGTCTGCAGTGTAAGGTCTTTGACTCAGGTCTGGCGCTGTCGGGATCCATGCAGACGTGCCGTGCGCTGTGCGTTGTGTCTTTGCTGCTGTGTGTGTTGGCGCTACCGCTCTGCATCACCGGCCTCAAGTGCACACGGTGTCTGGGTGAGGCGCGGGATCCCAAGGCTCGGCTGGTGCAGGTCGGCGCTGCATTATTCGTGGCTGCCGCGTTTTTATTCCTGCTGCCGGTGTGCTGGAATGCGTATGACGTAATTAGTAATTTCTACAACCCGAATGTGCCACCGACACTGAAGCGTGAGCTCGGCCCTGCCCTCTACCTGGGCTGGGTGGTGGTGCTGCTCATGCTGGTGAGCGGAGCTCTGCTGTATTTAGGCTCCGCCTCCCCCGGAGCTCCGGTCATGCCTGTTTTTGGAAGAGGCGGGAAAGTGAATCCTCCATCGACAGCAGAGAGCAAACCAGAGAAGGTGTTTGTGTAA